Part of the Aggregatilinea lenta genome, CGATGCGGCGGATCTCGTCCAGCAGGTCGAGCGGCTGATCCAGGTGCGGCCAGCGCGCGCTGATCACGTCGGTGAAATGCACCATCTGCGCGACGTACCCCGGCAGCGCCTGCCGGTGCAGCGCGGGACTCATCACGCGGCGCATCTCGTCGTGCAGCACGCCGTCCGTGACGAGCAGCCCATCACGCAGCAAGCGATCGATGGGATCGGATTCCAGCCGCCAGCGCAGTTGATCGCGCGCGGTGACCAGCACGAAGCGGTTCGCCGCCGGACCAATCAGGAATACGGGCGCGAAGCCGGGCAAATTGAGCCGGAACACGTCACCCAGGCTCGCGTGAAACGCTTCCAGCCCGGCCATCACGCTGCGTTCGCGGATCATGGCGCGCAGCGCGGCGAGCGCCGCAGCGTTATCGGGAACCGGAATGGCCTGGGGCATCGTGCCGCCTTTGGGGTACGGAATGCTGCGCTATTCCAATCATAACACGGGGCATGAAGCGCGGCTGAGAACGGGATTAGGGAATGGGGAATAGGGATCAGGACGGATTGTAAAACAAGGGCGGGCTTTAAACCCGCCCCTGCAAAACCCCGTCGGACGCGGTCTGTCTCCCCTCTCCAACTTGATTGGAGAGGGGCCGGGGGTGAGGTCGCGGTTGCCTTGTGCCCGCTCATACCCCCACGTCGCGGCGCTCGAAGCCGAGCATGGCGACGACGACCAGCGCGGCGGCCAGCCCCAGCAGCAGCGCGACCGATCCCAGGCTCACGCCGCGCACCAGCACCACGTCGCCGTTGAAGTGATACCAGGGCGACAGCACCTGGATCGCCTTCGGGATGCCCGCCAGCGCGGCCATCGTGTCGAGCAGGTACGTGATCCCGGCCAGGCCGCCCGCGATGCCCGCCGCGCCGCCGCGACCGGGCCGCAGACAGGTGATCGCCAGCGTCAGCGCGCCGAAAAACAGCGCCATCGGCGCGATGTCGAGCGTGCCCGCCAGCAGCCGCCCCAGGTTCAGCTCCTCGAACGCATCGACCGGGATGCTGCCCAGCACCAGGCCTGCATACGCACCCAGCAGCGCGAGCATCGTGACCAGAACCACCGCCGCGAACTTTTCCAGCACGATGCGACCGCGTTGGGTCGGCGTGGACAGCAGCAGATCGAGCGTGCCGCGCTCTTCCTCGCCGCCGATGAGACTCGCGCCGTAGCTGATGGTGATCGCCAGCGCCAGCACCGGGAAGAAGCTGCTGAGCGCCTTCGACGACAGATAGCCGTTGACCGTGTTGAAGTCGGTCGCCTCGCCTGCCAGCGCCTGGATCGGCGCGGGCATCCGGTCGAGCAGATCTTCCACCTGCCCCATGCTGTCGCGGATGGCCGGGTAGAAGCTCATGAACAACAGACCGGTCAGGAACATGCCGACCGTCCACGCGACGAGCGCCCCGCGCATGTCGCGGAGCGTCTTGAGAAACACCACACCTTGCATGCCCGCCTCCCTCCGCTGCCTCCCTGCGGGCAGCCCGCACACAACCCCCCATGCAACCGTGTTGCGCGAGGACCTTAGACAAAAAACCGGGACAGCTCTTGCGAACTGCCCCGGTCGAAAAAACCGAAACTGCCAGTCGCGCTTACACGCCGAGATCGCGCCGTTGGAAGCCCCACAAGCTCACGCCCACCAGGGCCACGCTGAGCACCAGCAGCAGCGCGACATTCCCGGCGCTGAAACCGTCCACGATGGCGCGCGCGCCGTTGTAGTAGTACCACGGCGACAGGCGCTGGAGCCATTCGGGAATGCCCGCCAGATCGGCCATCGAGTGCAGCAGGTACGTCCCGGCGGCCAGCCCGGCGGCGATGCCCGACGCCGTGCCGCGCCCGCCCCGGACGCCGTTCAGGCACATCGCCAGCGCCGCGAAGAACAGCGTCAGCGGCAGCATATTGTACGTCCCGGCCAGCACATCGCCGAAGCTTATCTCATCCACGCCGCTTACGACGGCGCCCGCTACGAAGCCGAGATAGATCGCCAGCAGCACGATCGTGGTGAAGACCGCCAGCGCCAGAAACTTTTCGAGCGCGACGCGCCAGCGCGGGCTGGGTGTCGCCAGCAGCACTTCGAGCGTGCGGCTTTCCTCTTCCCCGCCCATCAAGCCAGAGCCATAGGCGATGCCGAACGCCAGCAGGAAGATCGGGTAGAAGAAGCTGAACGCCTCCGCCGCCAGGAAGCCGTTGACCGTGGTCATGTCCATCTCGCCACCGAACAGCGCCATCATACTGTCGGGCAGGTTATCGATGTACGACTGGATGTCCTCACTGCTCTCCTGTAGCGAGGGGAACAGCGCCATGTAGTACAGGCTAAACAGGAACATGAGAATCGCCCACCACATGAGCGACTTGCGCATGTCGTAGAGTGTTTTCAGGAAGACATTACTGAACATGCGTGCCCTCCTTCGCATAGAACGTGAGGAAGATTTCTTCCAGGTCCGGCTGTTCGCTGAGCAGGTTGATCACGGTGAACTCCGCCGCGCGCTTGACCAGCGCATCCAGCGAGCCTTCGACCGTGAAGCGCAGGTGACTGTTTTCGGTCGTGACCTCGCGCACGCCGGGCAGCCCGGCGAACTGGTCCGCCGACACCGGCTCGCCGAAGGTGATGTCCAGGCGGCGCAGCGCCTTCGCCTTGATCTCGGACACTGCCTCGACCGCGATCAGCTTGCCCTCGCGGATGATACCCACGCGGTCGCAGACGCGCTCGACCTCGTGCAGATTGTGCGAGGACAGGAACACGGTCTGCCCGTTGGCCTGCGCCTCGTGCACCATCTTGTAGAACTCCTGCTGGACCAGCGGGTCCAGGCCGCTCGTCGGCTCGTCGAGGATCAGCAGCTCCGGCTGGTGCATCAATGCCTGAAGCAGCCCGATCTTCTGGCGGTTGCCGGACGAGTAGTTCTTGACCTGCTTCGATAGGTCCGCGTCCAGGCGCTCGGCCAGGCCGCGCACGAACGTCCAGTCTACGCCGCCGCGTAGATTGGCGAGATAGCGCAGGTTTTGCTCGCCCGTAAGCTTGGGATAGAGGGCGAGATCGCCCGGCAAGTAGCCCAGGCGTTTATGGATATCGAGCATGTTGTCATGCGAGTCGAGGCCGAAGATCAGGGCGCGCCCGGCGCTGGGCCGGATAAAATCGAGCAGCGTGCGAATCGTGGTCGATTTGCCCGCGCCGTTTGGGCCCAGGAAGCCGAAGACTTCCGCCTGCTGCACGCCGAGATCGATGTCGATGATTCCGCGTGACTTGCCGTAGTGCTTGGTGAGACTTTCTGTTTGAATGATCACTTTCGTTTCCCCCATGATCCGCCGGGATAGAGTCCCCGGACCACAGAATTTCCGATACGCTGCACCCAGCATAGGCAGCCGCGGGCGAGTGCACAACCCCAAAATTTAGGGTAATTGATAAAATTTGTTAGGATTACCTAATTATTTGTACAAAAAAGCCCGATGCCCGGTCGCATCTTCGCCGCCACGCGCTTACTGGCGCGCCTGGCGTTCCTGCTTGAATTTCTCGATGAGACCCGGCATCTCGCGCTCGAAGAAGCCGTACACGTCGCGCATATCTTCGAGGCGCGCCCGCGCTTCGGGCGGTTCGTCTTCCAGCAGCCCCAGCCCGCGCTCGGCCAACTGCCGGAAGCGCGCGTATTCATCCACGCCCCCTTCGACGACCGCCGCCCAGCCGCCCGACCGCACCCGGAACAAATCGCGGCGCTGGCCGGGAATGCCGAAGCGCTCGACGATGCCCATCTGGATCAGCGCGCGGGTCATGGTGCTGATCGACCCCTTGCTGGCTTGCAGCGCGTCCGCCAATTCGTTGATCGTCTGGTGCGGCGGATCGCACACCATCAGCCAGCCGAGGATGCGCCCGGCCATACGCGTCAGGCCAAGATGCTCGAAGTACAGGCCCACTTCTTCTGCGTAAGCCTGCTTCGATTCCGGCATCCGTTCGTGCATTCCTACCGCCTTCCGCTTCATTCACATGGCTTCATTATAGTTTCGATCAATCTATTCAGTCAATACTGAACAAACTGATCGGACCCGATCGTGAGCCGTGCGGACCCGGCAGAATGGCACGCGGCCAGCGCATGACCTCTATTTTACGCCCCCTCCGCCGCGAAAACGGGGCTAACCTGTAAAATCGGTGTAAAATCGCCGCACCTGACCCGGTGACCGCCCGTCCGTTAAAAGGGATGTCCGAAGGCAGCGATTAAGGTGTGGATTGACCTGATTAAAAAACCTATCTTGAGGTAGACTTAAACAGCATTAACGCCGCATCCTTCATCATGACGTACGAGACACATGCTAGCAGGCAAAACCATGGCATCACGCACCAGAAACGAACGCGAATTCCAGTTTTGGCAAGACCTACCTGACGGCAGACGGCGCTATTGGAACGAGCGCGCGGGGCTGACGGGGGGACACTTGCGCATCAGCAAAACCGTCGACGCTCAAGAAGCGGTCGTACAGATCATTCACGAGCTTTTTGACAACGAGAACCAGCTTGTCCATTGGCGTCAAAGCTTCCCCTTCGACAGCGGACCCCACGCCTCCCACACCGTACCGCAGCCAGGAGACGATCATGATTACGCGACATCAGGTAAGTGACAAACTGCTGGCCTATCTGAACCAGAAGATGACCCTGGCCGAACTGGTCGACTGGGCGGCGGACTGTTTCGCCATCGGCGGCTTCGGGCCGGAAGAAGACATCCCGCTGCTGCGCGACGTGTTGATGTACCTCGCCGCTGCCGACACCAGCGCGTTCCCCCTCACCTGGGATGTGTGCGTGGACTTCATGCACCAGTTGGGCACGCCGGTCAAGGTTGTGCCGATCAACGCCAGGAACTAAGAGTGTGTACGGAAGCCCTCATCCCCCGGCCCCTTCTCCCCCAGGAAGAAGGGGAGCAAGACAGCGGAAAGCGCTGGCGGTGGGTAACACGAAGGAGTGTAAAGCCGCTTTCCACACACGCTCTAAGCCCGCTCTGACAGCCTGACGAGGCGATCCGTATGGCTTATACGATCCTGACCGACGCCGACCTCGACCGCACGTTGAGCTATCCGCGCGCCATCGCGCAGATCGAGCAGGCGCTGCGCGAGCACGCCGCCGGGACGCTGAGCGCGCCGCCGCGTTTTTACGTGGGCATGGGCACGGGCGATCTGGTGTTTACGGTCGGCGCGGGCGAGCAAGCCCACGCCGCCGGGTTCCGCGTCTACACCGCCCTGCCCGGCAGCCACGACGACCGCGACCAGATCGTGGCCGTGTTTGATTCCCAGACGGGCAAGCTGCGCGGACTGGTGATCGGCAACCAGCTCGGCGCGATCCGCACCGGGGCCATCGGCGGGACCGCGATCAAGCACATGGCGCGGCAGGATGCGCGCGTGCTGGGCATCATCGGCACGGGACGGCAGGCGCGCACGCAGATCGAGGCTGCCGCTGCCGCCCGCCCCCTGGAACAGGTCCGCGTGTACAGCCGTACCCCGGCCACGCGCGAGGCGTTCGCCGCCGAGATGCAGCAGCGAACCGGCATCCCGGTCGAGGCGGTGGACTCGCCCGAAGCCGCTGTGCGCGGCGCGGATATCGTGATCGGCGCGACGAACAGCCGCACCCCCGTGCTCGACGCGGCCTGGATCGCGCCCGGCACGCACGTCACCACCATCGGGCCGAAGTTCTCGGCGGGGCACGAAATGCCGCTCGACCTCGCGCCGCGCTGCGCGATCGTCGCCACCGACTCCCCCGCCCAGATCGATGCCTACCCCGAGCCGTATTTCCTGAGCGCGCCGGACCGCGCCCGCACGATCCCGCTGAGCGCGATCGTCACCGGGCAGCAGCCGGGCCGCACAAGCGACGACGACATCACGCTGTTTTGTTCGGTCGGGCTGGCGGGCACGGAGGTGTTCGTCGCGCTGGCCGCGCTGGAACACAGCGCCTAGCCGTTACGGTGTGATGCACTTTTTGAGCGAGAGAACTGGTTTCTCACCTGTTCATTCCCCCGCGATCTGTAGGGGCGGGGCCTGCTCCGCCCGTCTACCTGACAGACTCAGCATTCAGTCCGCACCGAGGAGATCGATCGTATGCTGCCCCAGGAGGACATGATCGCGCGCCTGCGCGCCGTGTGCGCTGCGGATGAGACACTGGACGCCGCGATGATGTACGGCTCGTTCACGCGCGGCGAGGGCGACGCCTATTCGGACATCGAGTTTCTGCTGTTCTTCCGCGACGACGCGCTGCCGGACCTGGACAGGCGCGCATGGCTGGCGCAGATCCGCCCGGTCGAGCTGCTGTTCGTGAACGAGTTCGGCCACCACACGGCAATCTTCGACAACCTCGTGCGCGGGGAGTTCCACTTTCACGCGGCGAGTGAGGTCACACTCGCGGCGGGCTGGCCGGGTGTCGTGCACTTCCCCTCGCTGGCGTCCACACTGATCGCCGACAAATCCGGCGCGCTAACGCCGTACCTCAACGCGATCGTCGCGCCGCCGCCCGCGCAGGGCGGGCCAGAAAAAACCCAATCGTTAGCGGACAACTTCGTCAACTGGAGCTGGTTCGGCGTGAATGTGCTGCGGCGGGGAGAATACGCCCGCGCGCTGGAACTGCTGGGGTCGGCGCACCGCTACCTGCTGTGGATGGCGCGGCTGTTGGCGGGACGAACGGACAACTGGCTGACACCCTCCAAAAGCGCGGAGCTAGACCTGCCGCCGG contains:
- a CDS encoding GbsR/MarR family transcriptional regulator yields the protein MHERMPESKQAYAEEVGLYFEHLGLTRMAGRILGWLMVCDPPHQTINELADALQASKGSISTMTRALIQMGIVERFGIPGQRRDLFRVRSGGWAAVVEGGVDEYARFRQLAERGLGLLEDEPPEARARLEDMRDVYGFFEREMPGLIEKFKQERQARQ
- a CDS encoding nucleotidyltransferase domain-containing protein, with the translated sequence MLPQEDMIARLRAVCAADETLDAAMMYGSFTRGEGDAYSDIEFLLFFRDDALPDLDRRAWLAQIRPVELLFVNEFGHHTAIFDNLVRGEFHFHAASEVTLAAGWPGVVHFPSLASTLIADKSGALTPYLNAIVAPPPAQGGPEKTQSLADNFVNWSWFGVNVLRRGEYARALELLGSAHRYLLWMARLLAGRTDNWLTPSKSAELDLPPEVMARYRACTATSDPGALWAAYGALWAWGGEMLDTLAAREGIDPHAALRTRMAEVMREAEKVG
- a CDS encoding ABC transporter ATP-binding protein; its protein translation is MIIQTESLTKHYGKSRGIIDIDLGVQQAEVFGFLGPNGAGKSTTIRTLLDFIRPSAGRALIFGLDSHDNMLDIHKRLGYLPGDLALYPKLTGEQNLRYLANLRGGVDWTFVRGLAERLDADLSKQVKNYSSGNRQKIGLLQALMHQPELLILDEPTSGLDPLVQQEFYKMVHEAQANGQTVFLSSHNLHEVERVCDRVGIIREGKLIAVEAVSEIKAKALRRLDITFGEPVSADQFAGLPGVREVTTENSHLRFTVEGSLDALVKRAAEFTVINLLSEQPDLEEIFLTFYAKEGTHVQ
- a CDS encoding ABC transporter permease subunit, producing the protein MQGVVFLKTLRDMRGALVAWTVGMFLTGLLFMSFYPAIRDSMGQVEDLLDRMPAPIQALAGEATDFNTVNGYLSSKALSSFFPVLALAITISYGASLIGGEEERGTLDLLLSTPTQRGRIVLEKFAAVVLVTMLALLGAYAGLVLGSIPVDAFEELNLGRLLAGTLDIAPMALFFGALTLAITCLRPGRGGAAGIAGGLAGITYLLDTMAALAGIPKAIQVLSPWYHFNGDVVLVRGVSLGSVALLLGLAAALVVVAMLGFERRDVGV
- a CDS encoding ornithine cyclodeaminase family protein, coding for MAYTILTDADLDRTLSYPRAIAQIEQALREHAAGTLSAPPRFYVGMGTGDLVFTVGAGEQAHAAGFRVYTALPGSHDDRDQIVAVFDSQTGKLRGLVIGNQLGAIRTGAIGGTAIKHMARQDARVLGIIGTGRQARTQIEAAAAARPLEQVRVYSRTPATREAFAAEMQQRTGIPVEAVDSPEAAVRGADIVIGATNSRTPVLDAAWIAPGTHVTTIGPKFSAGHEMPLDLAPRCAIVATDSPAQIDAYPEPYFLSAPDRARTIPLSAIVTGQQPGRTSDDDITLFCSVGLAGTEVFVALAALEHSA
- a CDS encoding ABC transporter permease subunit: MFSNVFLKTLYDMRKSLMWWAILMFLFSLYYMALFPSLQESSEDIQSYIDNLPDSMMALFGGEMDMTTVNGFLAAEAFSFFYPIFLLAFGIAYGSGLMGGEEESRTLEVLLATPSPRWRVALEKFLALAVFTTIVLLAIYLGFVAGAVVSGVDEISFGDVLAGTYNMLPLTLFFAALAMCLNGVRGGRGTASGIAAGLAAGTYLLHSMADLAGIPEWLQRLSPWYYYNGARAIVDGFSAGNVALLLVLSVALVGVSLWGFQRRDLGV